The following proteins are encoded in a genomic region of Phragmites australis chromosome 9, lpPhrAust1.1, whole genome shotgun sequence:
- the LOC133928952 gene encoding bZIP transcription factor 12-like — protein sequence MASSRVMPSSSPPRQTGGPSDLARFRSGSGIGSMNMDDIIRNIYGPDAVDGGGPTEPAPAPPEAAARRTSEEVWKEISATGGLSAPPPAAASGAGGGGSGAAVMTLEDFLARDTGARAAGMEGNMVLGFPDDGVESAGGGGGRGRKRAPMDPTDRAAMQRQKRMIKNRESAARSRDRKQAYVSELESQVAQLEEEQAELLKEQEERNQKGLKELMEKKVPVIRKKLLQDLRRTNSMEF from the exons ATGGCGTCGTCGCGGGTGATGCCGTCGTCGTCCCCGCCGCGGCAGACCGGCGGCCCCTCGGACCTCGCGCGCTTTAGGAGCGGCAGCGGCATCGGATCCATGAACATGGACGACATCATCCGCAACATCTACGGCCCGGATGCCGTGGACGGCGGTGGCCCGACCGAGCCCGCCCCCGCGCCACCGGAGGCCGCCGCCCGGCGGACGTCGGAGGAGGTGTGGAAGGAGATCTCCGCCACCGGAGGGCTCTCCGCtccccctcccgccgccgcctccggggccggaggcggcggcagcggcgcggcCGTGATGACGCTGGAGGATTTCCTGGCGAGGGATACCGGCGCTAGGGCTGCGGGGATGGAGGGGAACATGGTGCTGGGGTTCCCTGACGATGGAGTGGAGAGCGCcgggggaggcggcgggaggggtagGAAGCGGGCGCCGATGGATCCCACGGACCGCGCGGCGATGCAGCGGCAGAAGCGTATGATCAAGAACCGTGAGTCCGCGGCGAGGTCCAGGGACAGGAAACAG GCTTATGTCTCTGAGCTGGAATCACAGGTTGCGCAGCTAGAGGAGGAACAAGCAGAATTGTTAAAAGAGCAG GAGGAACGAAACCAAAAGGGACTTAAGGAG CTGATGGAAAAGAAAGTTCCAGTGATAAGGAAAAAACTTTTACAAGATCTTAGAAGAACCAACTCCATGGAATTTTAG